A section of the Acanthopagrus latus isolate v.2019 chromosome 20, fAcaLat1.1, whole genome shotgun sequence genome encodes:
- the lrrc20 gene encoding leucine-rich repeat-containing protein 20, producing MAEAVANVARRINATVEDGKDSLDLSNCNLISFPDGVFKVLRSVSENIRVVTLADNEMKALSSKFFSTFTQLRELDLRGNVLTKLPDTVAEMEHLTCINLANNSFSIFPDKLTEIATLERINLEGNSITDIPVEKLSAMPALKWINVKSNPLDSNTLSALQSPHNFDIVSSADS from the exons ATGGCGGAGGCAGTCGCAAATGTGGCCCGGAGGATTAATGCCACCGTCGAGGACGGGAAGGACAGTTTGG ATCTGTCCAACTGCAATCTCATATCCTTCCCGGATGGTGTGTTCAAGGTCCTGAGGAGTGTCTCGGAGAACATCCGTGTTGTCACATTGGCCGACAACGAGATGAAGGCCCTTTCCAGCAAGTTCTTCTCAACCTTCACTCAGCTGAGAG AACTGGACCTGCGAGGCAATGTCCTCACCAAGCTGCCCGACACTGTGGCAGAAATGGAGCATCTGACCTGCATCAATCTGGCTAATAACAGCTTCTCCATCTTCCCTGATAAGCTGACCGAAATAGCCACACTGGAGAGGATTAACCTGGAGGGAAATAGCATCACCG ATATTCCAGTAGAGAAGCTGTCTGCGATGCCTGCACTGAAGTGGATAAACGTGAAGTCGAACCCTCTGGACTCAAACACTCTGTCTGCTCTGCAATCTCCACACAATTTTGACATAGTGTCCAGCGCAGATTCCTAA
- the ppa1a gene encoding inorganic pyrophosphatase 2, mitochondrial, which produces MSFSVEERGRPNTQDYRVFFKNSAGKYVSPFHDIPVYANEAENIFHAVVEVPRWTNAKMEIATKDPLNPLKQDLKKGNLRYVANVFPHKGYIWNYGAIPQTWEDPHHKDSDTGCCGDNDPIDICDIGNKVCSRGEIIKVKVLGTLALIDEGETDWKVIVINTEDPEAADFNDIDDVRRLKPGYLEATFDWFKRYKVPDGKPENQFAFNGEFKDRDFAIKTIKSTHEFWKALISKKTDAGELNCMNTSVSDSPFCCSAGDAETVVKSASAFGAEEPIPSSVDKWFYYEK; this is translated from the exons ATGAGCTTCAGCGTCGAGGAGAGGGGCAGGCCCAACACGCAGGACTACAGGGTGTTTTTCA AAAACTCTGCAGGCAAGTACGTCTCCCCTTTCCACGACATCCCCGTCTACGCAAATGAAGCAGAG AATATCTTTCACGCCGTTGTGGAGGTTCCAAGATGGACAAATGCAAAGATGGAG ATCGCCACCAAAGATCCTCTCAACCCGCTGAAACAAGACCTGAAGAAGGGGAATCTCCGTTACGTAGCGAACGTGTTTCCTCACAAAGGCTACATCTGGAATTATGGAGCTATTCCACAG ACATGGGAGGACCCCCACCACAAGGACAGCGACACAGGATGCTGCGGCGACAATGATCCTATTGATATATGTGATATTGGAAATAAG GTGTGCTCTCGAGGAGAAATAATCAAAGTGAAGGTGTTGGGAACTCTGGCTCTGATCGATGAGGGGGAAACAGACTGGAAGGTCATTGTGATCAATACAGAAGACCCTGAAGCTGCCGACTTTAATG ATATTGATGATGTCAGACGACTTAAGCCTGGATACCTGGAGGCGACTTTTGATTGGTTCAAACGGTATAAAGTCCCGGATGGGAAGCCTGAAAACCAGTTTGCTTTCAACGGAGAGTTCAAGGACAGG GACTTTGCCATTAAAACAATCAAGAGCACCCACGAGTTCTGGAAGGCACTGATTTCTAAGAAGACTGACGCTGGGGAGTTAAACTG TATGAACACCAGTGTGTCAGACAGTCCGTTCTGCTGCTCAGCCGGGGATGCAGAGACTGTTGTCAAGTCT GCCAGTGCTTTTGGAGCTGAAGAACCTATTCCGAGTTCAG ttgacAAATGGTTCTATTATGAAAAGTAA